atcatgtacaGATCATAACTaaactgtacatatcatgtacagatcagaactaatctgtacagatcatgtccagattagaactgatCATGTCCAGTTCATAACTtatatgtacaaatcatgtatagatcagaaccgatctgtacatatcatatccagatcagaacttatatgtctagatcataaccgatctatctagatcatgtataggtctatctaatataaggaatagttaaatcatgagcaaagtcaagtaaataataacaatattataaatttgtgtaacatttattttacacgtaagtcgtttaatattaataaatgtagatttttatttaaacttaattcagaagaatcagatcagatcagatcagatcagatcagattagatcagatcagatcagatcagaccagatcagatcagatcagatcagaaaaaatgagttcagatcagatcagatcagaaaaaatgagttcagatcagatcagatcagaaaaaataagttcagatcagatcagaccaaatcagatcagaccagaccagatcagatcagatcagatcaggagaaataaggtgaactaaacagggcctaagtcGCCTAAGTCCTAACCAATGGTATGAAGTCAATATTGAAAATTTGGATATATGGCCATGCTAGTTGTCAACTAGCTAGTATGAGCTGAGAGGGTGATATTTATTCGTGATGTACTAGctgtagtactccctccgtcccggaatactcgaccagATTTGACCGGCAcggagtttaagggacttgaactgacttatttaatttaacaggtagtagttgatagtggggtattattttaatgtagttagtgggaggtgggttaagaggtgagGTTGAGGgaaagtaggggttgaatttttaattattttttgtaaggagtagggggtaggtgagttgataggggtggagtgagaaataatataatattgttagaacttttccatttttagaaacaggtcaagtattaagggacggcccgataaggaaaacaggtcaagtattccgggatggagggagtaccatTGTAATCATGTACCTCTGTGAATTTTCGGTATTCAATGCATTGCTTGGACATCTtgtattaattatgaaaaataatattcaaGGTCTAATATTTAAGGAGTACATATATTATATGGGAAGGCTAATTAGGTAACTCCGTATATTTAGAATATTACAATATTAACACAATATATACTATCGTATACTCTGTATATGCTATCGTAACATACCCTCAAGGTGGAACTTGAAGATCTTGAATTTTCATCTTGTTtagaaaaaactcaaattgcgtCTTTCCCAACGCTTTGGTGAAAATATGGACTAATGGAACCTTCGTTAACATAACATACTATCGGATACTCCGTATAATACTATTGTAACAATTTGAGATTTATTGATTAATAAAAACCACCATATATATTCATGAAAATCAACATCACCAATGTTAATCCTCAATTTGAGGCCCAATGacaattttagttttttgacCCAACTTTAGTTGCAATGGTGAAGAGTATAATCTATGGAGTATATGTGAGTGTTAGGAATAGTTGTCTCACATTGAATAAATAGAGTGAGATTTATGGTCTActcctgtcaaaaaaaaaaggccTATTCTACTTATGTATCACCAATTATTTTTATGATGAAATTGTGTTAGACTTATAAATAGGTGGCTAGACTCTCGTACGATATGTATTTGTGTTTGGTCCGTTGAATTTATCAATCACTTCTCTAAAGGCCATGGTGACTAATTTAATTTGGTATGATTATTGCATGTTCTCATCGTTAATCGCGCGTCTTTCAGCTTAACTTTAAGAAAGAAAACATTTTGATATCAAATACTTCCTCCGAGTTGTTGGTGTTCACTCCTCTCCTGGTGTTCACTCTCCTACTGACACTGCCAAACTCATTCTCTCCGCAGTCCTACATTACACCAACATAGCAACACGCAGCAGCAGCACTCATGATCACCAAATGCAAGCAGCAATACAACATTCTAGACTCCCTATAATCTAGGAATTCAGTTATCCATCCTGTAGTGACATCATACTTGTAAAAGTTTCTGTTTGTAGTTTGTAGTAGCTGATGTGTACATACAAAGCCATCCTATTGGTTGAGACACATCATCAcacttgtatatatatatggtgACTGCTGTAAGGTTTGAAtcaattcaataaaatcattatTTTCTCTCAATTCACTAagtctttctttctctctcaaaacaGTAACTGACATTCAGCTTCTGAAGAAATCAACCTAAGTGGTGAGTTCTgatatggtatcagagcagatgATCGTTTGATCCTGCCATAATTCTTCTTGATAACTTTGTTTTCAGTTTGATCAATTGATCACAAACTTTTTCTGATCAAAATTATTCAAAGAAATTGTGTTCTTCCAGCAACAAGATGATGCCTGCAGATCAGCAAGAACCTTCTCAAAATCCTAACTCTGCCTATTATCTTAGAAACAATGATTTAAATTCCACAAAATTAGTGAGCATTGAATTCGAAGGAAAGTGTTTCAGTGACTGGAGAAGATCAATGATGATAGCATTGTCAGCTAGAAACAAATTGTGCTTTGTTGATGGCAGTCTGAATCAGCCAGCACCAAATGCTGCAAATTATAGAATATGGATTAGGTGTAATGACCTAGTAATCTCTTGGATGCTAGCTTCTCTTGAACCAAAGATTGCTAGAAGTGTTCTTTATCTTAAGACTGCAAGAGAAATTTGGCTCGAATTGGAAGATAGATATTGTAGGGAATCTGGACCTCAACTGTTTTCAGTCCAACAACAATTGAGTGAATTGACTCAAGGAGATGATGAAGAAGTTGCCAGTTTCTTCACAAAGATCAAGATGCTATGGGATcaactagatggactggatcCCTTACCTGTTTGTATCTTCACTGGATGTAGCTGCACACTTACACAACAACTACTTAAAACACAGCAGAAGCAAAGGCTAATTCAGTTTCTAATGAAGCTAAATGACAAGTATGATCATCCTAAAAGCACCATTCTGATGATGAGTCATTTGCCTACAATTTCAAAGGCATATGGCTTGCTACTTCAAGAAGAACATCAGAAAGAAGTACACAATCACAAGCATTAGACACACACTGAATCTACTGCATTCAATGCTAGGAGGTTTGATAACAAGCCTTACAAATGTTCATACAATAATAGTCCTACTTCTCAGTATGCAGGAACTGGAAGTCAATACAAAAATTTCACTAGCAGAAACAATCTCTACTGTGAACATTGCAAGATGAGAAACCACACAGTTGATAAGTGTTGGAAACTACATGGCTATCCTAAAGATtttaaaggaaaaggaaaaagaatagCAGCAACCGCTCAGTTAGATGAGTACACTCCTAAAGAAACTAAGACAGATGAAGGATCAGGAGTGGTTCATGCCACTTTTACTGAAGATTAATACACTCAGCTGATGAAATGTTTGCATACTCAACAAGTTGCTAACCAAGCAGAGAATTATAGCTCTCACTCTCTTGGCTTAGCAACCAGCTATCAACCTCAAGGTACATTATGTCTCATGTCTAAGTCTAACAAAAATTGGATTCTAGACAGTGAAGCTAGTGACCATATGTGTTCTGATTTTTCTTTATTCAAGTCTTTTGAATCTGTGATTGGTGGCAAAAATTTAATAACTATACCTGATGGCACTGAACTCCAAGTAAAACATAAAGGTCTTGTTAATTTGGGTGGAGGTATTACACTCAGAGATGTACTTCGTGTTCTAACTTTTCAATTTAACTTGATTTCCATATCCAAACTGTGTAGTGATGCAACTTGTTCAGTTTCATTTACAAGTGATGAATGTCTTATTCATGACCCTTCAAAGAACAAGCATATTGTGCTTGGTAAATTAGAGAAAGGTCTATATAGCCTAAGTGAAGAATTCTTGGTGTTAGACTCCAACCTAGCATCTTATAAGTGTGCACTTTCTTCTACCAGTTCAGCTGAAATTCAAGAGGCCAAACTATGGCACCTAAGACTAGGACACATGTCATTTggtaaaataaagaacctacaAGGTGTAAATGTACATGGTTGCTTAGCTGAATCTTTCTATCAGATCTGTCCTCTAGCTAAACAGACTATATTCCTTTCCCAACTAGTTGTATCAAGACTACTAAACCCTTTGAGTTGTTGCATATTGATGTATGGGGGCCATATTCAATTTTAGATACTTCTAGGCGTAATCAGTTTCTtactattgttgatgattacactATAATGACTTGGACATATTTCATGAGAAATAAAACAGATTCAGTCAAGATTATGACTCAATTTCTTCTTTATGTTGAAACTCAGTTTGAACTATCAGTCAAACATATTATGATAATTCCCTTGATCTTACAGAGGGAGCGATGAAAGAACTATTTCTCAGCAAAGTATATTACACTAGAAAAGTTGTTTTTACACTCCTCAACAGAATGGTGTGGTGGAGAGAAAGCATAAGCATCTCCTTGAGACTGCTAGAGCATTAGCTTTTCAATCTAAACTACCTGACAGATATTGGAGTCGTTGTGTTCTCACTGCAACCTATTTGATCAATCGAATGCCCCTAAAGAGCATTGACTTCTGCACTAAAGAATATACAATACCAAACCTGATCTTTCCCAATTAAGAATTTTTGGTTGTTTGTGCTATATCACAACATCAAAAGTCCACAGATCCAAGTTTGATCAAAGAGCAGAACCATGTGTTTTTCTAGGATATCCCCCAAACCAAAATGCCTATAAAGTCCTAAACCTAGCCACTAACAACTTTGTTATTTCCAGAGATgttattttttatgaaaaaaacTTCCCTTTTCATTATTCTCCTACTCCTAAACAAGCATATTCTACTCAGTTCTTTCTTCCTGTTACTACCCCTTTTACAGACTCTACCAACATTTCTTCTCCTATCTCAGACATTCTCTCTTCATCTCCATCTACATCATCACCAACACACTCATCAACATCTACTTCTTCATCTCCTACTCACTCTTCTGAACTCTCTACACCTCCGGTTCATAATTCCTTTCCCATCCAAGCCACATAACCCACTGAACCACCTCACAGAAGGTCAACAAGAGTATCAAAACTCCCTTCTCATCTCAATGATTTTGTGTGTTCCAAGCCTGTGAAACATTGGTGTAATTTGGTCTCTTATGATAGCCTTCCTGAGCAACAAAAGACAATTATTGGTGCCCAAATGGACTACATTGAGCCTACTTCCTATCAAGAAGCAGCTACAGACACAAACTGGTTACATGCTATGGAAAAAGAAATCACGGCCTTAAACAATAATCACACATGGGATTTTGTTTTGCTTCCCAAAGGCAAGAAAGCAATTGGTTGTAAATGCGTGTTTagaataaaaaagaatgcaGATGGAACCATTGAAAGGTACAAAGCTAGGTTGGTTGCCAAGGGTTTCACTCAGAAATATGGTATTGATTACCATGAGACCTTCTCTCCTGTTGTCAAAATGTCTACTGTTAGATGTATCATATCTCTTGCTGCCAGCTGAAACTGGAAATTGTTCTAGTTGGACATTAACAATGCTTTCCTACATGGCAACCTAGATGAGGAAGTTTATAT
This sequence is a window from Spinacia oleracea cultivar Varoflay chromosome 1, BTI_SOV_V1, whole genome shotgun sequence. Protein-coding genes within it:
- the LOC110798837 gene encoding uncharacterized protein — translated: MMPADQQEPSQNPNSAYYLRNNDLNSTKLVSIEFEGKCFSDWRRSMMIALSARNKLCFVDGSLNQPAPNAANYRIWIRCNDLVISWMLASLEPKIARSVLYLKTAREIWLELEDRYCRESGPQLFSVQQQLSELTQGDDEEVASFFTKIKMLWDQLDGLDPLPVCIFTGCSCTLTQQLLKTQQKQRLIQFLMKLNDKRFDNKPYKCSYNNSPTSQYAGTGSQYKNFTSRNNLYCEHCKMRNHTVDKCWKLHGYPKDFKGKGKRIAATAQLDEYTPKETKTDEGSGVVHATFTED